ATCATCGTCGAGATCGAGACCGCCAAGGCCGCCGTGGAGCTGCCGTGCCCGTACGCGGGCGTGGTGACCGAGCTGCTGGCCGAGGCGGGGCAGACCCTCGACGTCGGCACCCCGATCATCACCATCGACACCGACCCGAACGGCGCTCCCGCCGCGGCGGCTCCGGCTCCGGCCGCGAGCGAGCCCGCCAAGGCGAGCAACGGCTCCGGCAAGATCGGCGAGGAGCTGCCGGACGGCCGGATCGCCACGCTGGTCGGCTACGGCCCGCGTTCGACGACGGCCAAGCGCCGCCCGCGCAAGGGCGAAGCCAAGCCCGCTCCGGCTCCCGAGCCGGTCGCGGTGGCGGCCCAGCCGGTGCCGCAGCCGGTCGTCGCGCCGTTCTCGCCGGAGCCGATCACCCCGTCGGTCGCCCAGCTGCCCCCGCCCGCGACGGACTGGGTCCCGCTGGCCAAGCCGCCGGTGCGCAAGCTGGCCAAGGACCTCGGCGTCGACCTGCGCGAGCTGAGCGGCTCCGGTCCGGACGGCGTGATCACCCGCGAGGACGTCTCGCTGGCCGCCTCGGGCCCGGCTCCGGTGGCGGCGGCCGCCGTGGCCGCTCCCGCGGGCTCCCGCGAGCGGCGCGTGCCGATCAAGGGCGTCCGCAAGGCCACCGCCCAGGCGATGGTGGACAGCGCGTTCACCGCCCCGCACGTCACCGAGTTCCTGACCATCGACGTCACGCCGATGATGGAGCTGCGGGCGCGGTTGAAGAACACGCCGGAGTTCCGCGACGTGAAGCTGACCCCGCTGGCCTTCGCGGCCAAGGCGGTCTGCCTCGCCGCCCGGCGCACCCCGGACGTGAACGCGACCTGGGACGCGGCGAGCAACGAGATCGTCTACAAGGACTACGTGCACCTGGGCATCGCCGCGGCGACCCCGCGCGGGCTCGTGGTGCCCAAGGTCCGCGACGCGGACGCGATGTCGCTGCGCGAGCTGTGCGTCGCACTCGACGAGCTGACCACGACCGCGCGCAACGGCAAGACCTCGCCCGCGGACATGCTCAACGGCACGTTCACCATCACCAACATCGGCGTCTTCGGCATCGACACCGGAACGCCGATCATCAACCCCGGTGAGTCCGCGATCCTCGCCTTCGGCGCGATCCGGGACATGCCGTGGGTGGTGGACGGCCAGGTCGTGCCGCGCAAGGTCTGCCAGCTCGCGCTGAGCTTCGACCACCGCGTCGTCGACGGTCAGCAGGGTTCGCAGTTCCTCGCCGACGTCGGCGCGCTGATGGCCGACCCGTCGGTGGCGATCACGTACTGACAGCTGTGGTTGTGCGAAGCGCCTCCGTTCCCGCGGGGGCGCTTCGTCTTGTGCTGAGAAGGCTGCCAAGTACGCGTCCCTACGCTGCGCCGCATGCACCTCATCGGAGTCGTTCTGGTCGGCGTGCTCACCGTTTCCCCTGTCGCACCGACGAATCCGGGCTTGCAGGCGAGCCTCGACGAGATGACGAAGAACGGCGCTCCCGGGGTCGTCGCCCAGCTCCGCGACGGTGGCCGCACGTGGACCGGCCGCAGCGGGGTCGGCGATCTCGACCGCGGGACACCGGTTCCCCTCAACGCGCGGTTCCGGGCGGGCAGCGTCACGAAGAGCCTGGTCGCGGCGGTCGTGCTGCAACTGGTCGGCGAGGGACGGCTCGGGTTGGACCAGCCGGTGCTGGACGACATCACCGTGCGGGCGCTGCTGAACAACACCAGCGGACTGCCCGACTACCTCTCCGATCCGGTGTTCGCCGATCCCCGCGTCTACGGCAAGCGCACGTTCACCCCCGACGAACTGATCGAGATCGCCTTGCGGCACAAGCGAGGCACGGGGTGGAAGTACTCCAACACCAACTACGTCGTGCTCGGCCGGTTGGTGGAGCGGACGACCGGGGAGCCGCTCGGCGAGGAGCTGGCGCGGCGGGTGCTGCGACCCGCCGGGATGCGGTCGACCTTCCTCCCGGCCACGTTCCCGCGCATTCCCGGACCGCACGCGACGGGCTACTACCTGCACGGCGACATCACGCACAACCCCGACCCACAGCCACAATTGCAGCCGTTGACGGAGATCAACCCGTCGTTCGCGTGGGCCGCGTACGGCCTGGTCTCCACCACCGACGACCTGCAGCGGTTCTACGACGCGCTGCTGTCCGGGAAGCTGCTGCCCGCCGCGCTGCTCAAGGAGATGCAGCAGACCGTTCCGACCGGCAACCCCGCCTTTCCCGGCTACGGACTGGGATTGGAGCGGGTCGACCTGACGTGCGGGGCGGCGTGGGGGCACACCGGGTCGATCCCGGGCTACATGACCTTCGCCTTCGCCAGGGAGGACGGGCGGCGGCAGTTCACCTTCTCGATCAACGCCCAGGTGCTCGACCGGTCGTCCGGGCGGTTCCTCGCGCCGGGCTTCGCCGCGCTGGAGAAGGCGTTGTGCCCGGTCAGCGCGGGCCGTACATGATCACCGCGACCCCGGCGAGGCAGATCAGCGCGCCGACGACGTCCCAGCGGTCCGGCCGGAAGCCGTCGGCGACCATGCCCCAGACCAGCGATCCGGCGACGAACACCCCGCCGTAGGCCGCGAGCACCCGGCCGAAGTTCGCGTCCGGCTGGAGGGTCGCCGCGAAGCCGTACACGCCGAGCGCCAGCACACCGCCGCCGATCCACAGCCAGCCGCGGTGCTCGCGCACCCCCTGCCAGATCAGCCAGGCGCCGCCGATCTCGGTCAGGGCGGAGAGCCCGAAGAGGACGGCCGACCGCAGGAAACCCATCCGGAAATTTTAGGCGCGTCCTTGCTGACCTGGGCTTTTGCCCCTGGGAGTGTCAGACCCCTTCCGTAGTGTTCCCGGTGTTGGGTCTCCGCTGGTCAAGGAGGTACGGGATGGAGCAGCACATCCCCACTTCGCTCTGGATCGACTACAACAACGCGCCAGGACCCGAGAAGGCGCAGCGCGTGCGCAGGCACCGCCACATGCACGAGAGCCGGAACGTGTGGGCGATCCGGTACAACCTGGAACTGCTCGACGCCATCCAGGCGGGACGGCGGTCCGGGGACGACCTGTCCGAGCTGATCGCCGCGATCGACAACGCCCACCCGAAGAAGCGGCGCAGCTACGAGGAGAACGCCGAGGGCTGGTGCAGCCTCACCGAGGACTGGAAGCCCGCGCTGACCGACGTCGGCATCGGTGAGTGCGTCTTCGACGACGTGCGGGTGCGCGTCCGGCCGCACCTCGGCCTGGTGGACGGCAAGCACAGTTACGCGACCTACCTGTGGCTCAAGGACGAGCCGCTGACCGAAGCCGCGGCGTGTTCGGTGCTGCGGCTGATGCAGCTGGAGATGCCCGCGATCCTGCCCGGCGGCAGGCCCCTGGTGATCGACGTCCGCCGGTCGCGGTTGATGCACCTGCCGCGCAAGCGCCAGTGGCGGGATTTCGACGAGTGGCTGGCCAGGGAGGCGGCGGCCTACGGCGAGTACTGGAACGCGGCACCCGTGGCCGCCTAGCCCCCGGGGTCCCGTGGCCCTGGGGGTGGTCACGGGACCCCGCTCTCGGTCGCCGATCGCTGGTCGTTTCCCCAGACTTGGGGGCTTGACCAGCGAAGACGGTGTTTGACTCGGCCCATGTCCACTCCTCGAGGCGAGGTCCGCGCCGAACTGGACCGGTTCCTGCACAGCACGGAGTTCAGCTGCCTCGGGGCCCGCGCGGCCTTCAAGCGCGGATCGCTCACCCACCGGCACTACCCGGTGCTGGGCGGGGCGGAGTCGGCGCGGCAGCACCACGAAGATCTTCTCGATTACGCACTCGCGTTGCCCGGAAAGCTGTCCGGCACGAGCTTCCTCACGTTCGTCGCCACCTTCGACGGGCCCGGTCCGATGGACGAGCTGGAATTCGAGCGCACGCTCTGGCGGCACCTCCAGCTCGTCCACGACATCGACAGCCCCGACCACGGCGTGCAGCCCGGGGCGTCCGCCGATCCGACGCAGCCGAACTTCGGTTTCCACGTCGGCGGGCACGCCTTCTTCGTCGCGGCAATGCACCCCGGATCGTCACGGGCCAGCCGCCGATTTCCCCGGCCCGCCCTGGCGATCACGTCGAACCAGCAGTTCATGGCGCTGGGTGAGAAGTTCGTCTCCCTGCAGGAACGGATCCGGGCGCGCGAGATGGCGAACAACGGCTCGATCAACCCGAGCTTCACGCACTACGAGTACGCGCAGCCGGCACGACACTTCTCCGGGCGCCTCACCGAACCGGACTGGCAGTGTCCGTTCCGTTTCCGAAATCACACCGAGGGTCAGGCAACCTCGGACCCTGAAACCTATTACGGTGACGCTTCGCTCTGACTTGAAACCCGACTCGCTACTGTTCCGGTGTCCGCATACTCTTCACCGGAGATGGCGCTCAGATCAATCTTCGATCAAGCCACCGTGTCATTTCCTCAGTTTTGTCACGCCGTGTCGCGGGCCGAGGACGGCCGACGCGCACCTTGACCGTGGAGCAACGTTGAAGAAGAGCACTGTCACGGCTGCCGTCATGGCCGCCGCGTTCACCGCGTGCGGCCTCGGCGCCGCCGCTTCCGCCTCCCCCTCCGCGGGCGCTCCGCTGAACGTGGTCGCGATGGGCGACTCGACCGCTTCGGGCACCGGGGCCGGGTACTACCACCGCGGCACCCACGGCACCTGCTGGCGCAGCTCCAACTCCTACTCCGAGGTCGCCGTGGCGAAGCTGCGCGCCGAGGGCCGGAAGGTCGAGTACACCAGTGTCGCGTGCAGCGGGGCCTCCATCGACGACGTCCGCACCACCTTCAAGGGGCAGCCCTCGCAGCTGGACGTGCTGAAGCCGAACACCAACGTGGTGCTGCTGACCCTGGGCGCCAACGACATCAACTACGTCGAGTTCGGCGGCCTGTGCATGCAGGGCGACTGCTCGAAGGCGGCGGGCCCCGTCCTGGAGAAGCTGCCCGCGATGGCC
The window above is part of the Allokutzneria albata genome. Proteins encoded here:
- a CDS encoding dihydrolipoamide acetyltransferase family protein, whose translation is MPQYKHFPLPDVGEGLTEAEILNWHVKPGDEVTVNQIIVEIETAKAAVELPCPYAGVVTELLAEAGQTLDVGTPIITIDTDPNGAPAAAAPAPAASEPAKASNGSGKIGEELPDGRIATLVGYGPRSTTAKRRPRKGEAKPAPAPEPVAVAAQPVPQPVVAPFSPEPITPSVAQLPPPATDWVPLAKPPVRKLAKDLGVDLRELSGSGPDGVITREDVSLAASGPAPVAAAAVAAPAGSRERRVPIKGVRKATAQAMVDSAFTAPHVTEFLTIDVTPMMELRARLKNTPEFRDVKLTPLAFAAKAVCLAARRTPDVNATWDAASNEIVYKDYVHLGIAAATPRGLVVPKVRDADAMSLRELCVALDELTTTARNGKTSPADMLNGTFTITNIGVFGIDTGTPIINPGESAILAFGAIRDMPWVVDGQVVPRKVCQLALSFDHRVVDGQQGSQFLADVGALMADPSVAITY
- a CDS encoding serine hydrolase domain-containing protein, with protein sequence MHLIGVVLVGVLTVSPVAPTNPGLQASLDEMTKNGAPGVVAQLRDGGRTWTGRSGVGDLDRGTPVPLNARFRAGSVTKSLVAAVVLQLVGEGRLGLDQPVLDDITVRALLNNTSGLPDYLSDPVFADPRVYGKRTFTPDELIEIALRHKRGTGWKYSNTNYVVLGRLVERTTGEPLGEELARRVLRPAGMRSTFLPATFPRIPGPHATGYYLHGDITHNPDPQPQLQPLTEINPSFAWAAYGLVSTTDDLQRFYDALLSGKLLPAALLKEMQQTVPTGNPAFPGYGLGLERVDLTCGAAWGHTGSIPGYMTFAFAREDGRRQFTFSINAQVLDRSSGRFLAPGFAALEKALCPVSAGRT
- a CDS encoding YnfA family protein — its product is MGFLRSAVLFGLSALTEIGGAWLIWQGVREHRGWLWIGGGVLALGVYGFAATLQPDANFGRVLAAYGGVFVAGSLVWGMVADGFRPDRWDVVGALICLAGVAVIMYGPR
- the gntA gene encoding guanitoxin biosynthesis heme-dependent pre-guanitoxin N-hydroxylase GntA — protein: MSTPRGEVRAELDRFLHSTEFSCLGARAAFKRGSLTHRHYPVLGGAESARQHHEDLLDYALALPGKLSGTSFLTFVATFDGPGPMDELEFERTLWRHLQLVHDIDSPDHGVQPGASADPTQPNFGFHVGGHAFFVAAMHPGSSRASRRFPRPALAITSNQQFMALGEKFVSLQERIRAREMANNGSINPSFTHYEYAQPARHFSGRLTEPDWQCPFRFRNHTEGQATSDPETYYGDASL
- a CDS encoding SGNH/GDSL hydrolase family protein, translating into MKKSTVTAAVMAAAFTACGLGAAASASPSAGAPLNVVAMGDSTASGTGAGYYHRGTHGTCWRSSNSYSEVAVAKLRAEGRKVEYTSVACSGASIDDVRTTFKGQPSQLDVLKPNTNVVLLTLGANDINYVEFGGLCMQGDCSKAAGPVLEKLPAMAKNLAKLIGEIKAKSPKAKVVVVGYGRQLTNGANGAAAADPICDASVFSAEERTEGSKIVTSLDLTLRATAKLTGSAFVSPLADSVNPTKEFAGHSQCDAAAPYYRGFDALAPGQEGQEAVLHLNKDGQAALGGLVAAKLR